In Gossypium arboreum isolate Shixiya-1 chromosome 5, ASM2569848v2, whole genome shotgun sequence, a single genomic region encodes these proteins:
- the LOC108488867 gene encoding cytochrome P450 86A1-like, with amino-acid sequence METLQLVFSLAAAIFAYSIWFHFLARKLTGPRVWPLVGSLPLLFMNRRRIHDWIANNLRATGGSATYQTCTIALPFLALKQGFYTVTCHPKNIEHILRTRFDNYPKGPHWQAAFHDLLGQGIFNSDGETWLIQRKTAALEFTTRTLKQAMARWVNRSIKNRLWCILDKAANEKESVDLQDLLLRLTFDNICGLTFGKDPQTLSPDLPENTFAIAFDAATETTLYRLLYPGFLWRLEKFLGIGAEKRLKSSLQIVEDYMNGAIEARKQTPSDDLLSRFMKKRDVKGNLFTSDVLQRIALNFVLAGRDTSSVALSWFFWLIMNHPEIEQKIINEISTVLRDTRGPDPKKWVEEPLAFDEADRLIYLKAALAETLRLYPSVPQDFKYVVEDDVLPDGTFVPAFSTVTYSIYSVGRMKTIWGEACMEFRPERWLSPEGDKFDPPKDSYKFVAFNAGPRTCLGKDLAYLQMKSVASAVLLRYRLSLVPGHKVEQKMSLTLFMKNGLRVYLQPRTLA; translated from the coding sequence ATGGAAACCCTTCAATTAGTCTTCAGCTTGGCTGCTGCAATTTTTGCTTACTCAATCTGGTTCCATTTCCTAGCCAGGAAATTAACCGGTCCAAGAGTATGGCCCCTGGTCGGTAGCCTACCGCTTCTTTTCATGAACCGGAGGAGAATCCATGATTGGATTGCTAATAACCTACGAGCCACTGGTGGTTCAGCAACCTATCAAACATGCACCATTGCTCTTCCTTTCCTGGCTCTCAAGCAAGGGTTCTATACCGTCACTTGTCACCCCAAAAACATCGAGCACATTCTTCGGACGCGGTTTGATAATTACCCGAAAGGGCCTCATTGGCAAGCTGCGTTTCATGATCTTTTGGGGCAAGGAATCTTCAATAGTGATGGAGAGACGTGGCTTATTCAAAGGAAAACAGCAGCACTTGAATTCACAACCAGGACACTCAAGCAAGCTATGGCTCGGTGGGTGAATAGGTCCATCAAGAACCGGCTATGGTGTATTTTGGACAAAGCAGCCAATGAGAAGGAATCAGTGGACTTGCAAGATTTGTTGCTTCGCTTAACGTTTGACAACATTTGTGGCCTTACCTTCGGTAAGGATCCACAGACACTGTCTCCTGACTTGCCTGAAAATACATTTGCTATCGCTTTCGACGCTGCCACTGAAACGACTCTATATAGGCTTCTTTACCCTGGTTTTCTATGGAGGTTGGAGAAGTTTTTGGGCATCGGGGCTGAGAAAAGATTGAAGAGTAGCCTCCAAATCGTCGAAGACTACATGAACGGTGCCATTGAAGCACGAAAACAAACTCCATCAGATGATCTACTATCCCGTTTCATGAAGAAAAGAGACGTTAAAGGCAACCTCTTTACAAGCGATGTTCTCCAACGCATTGCTCTGAACTTCGTCCTCGCCGGAAGGGACACCTCTTCCGTAGCCCTCAGCTGGTTCTTCTGGCTCATCATGAACCACCCAGAGATTGAACAAAAGATCATCAACGAAATATCAACGGTTCTTCGTGATACACGTGGTCCAGATCCCAAGAAATGGGTTGAAGAGCCTTTGGCATTTGACGAAGCCGACAGATTGATATATCTGAAAGCAGCATTAGCTGAAACACTACGTTTATACCCCTCAGTTCCCCAGGACTTCAAGTACGTAGTCGAAGACGATGTCTTACCCGACGGCACATTCGTGCCGGCCTTCTCAACGGTGACTTATTCCATATATTCAGTTGGAAGAATGAAGACTATATGGGGAGAAGCATGCATGGAGTTTAGGCCTGAAAGGTGGCTATCACCAGAAGGTGACAAATTCGATCCCCCGAAGGATAGCTACAAGTTTGTGGCATTCAACGCTGGACCAAGGACTTGCCTGGGGAAAGACTTGGCTTACTTGCAAATGAAGTCAGTGGCCTCAGCTGTGCTGCTGCGTTACCGGCTCTCTCTAGTTCCTGGACATAAGGTGGAGCAAAAGATGTCTCTCACACTGTTTATGAAGAACGGCCTCCGAGTTTACTTGCAGCCTCGTACACTTGCATAG
- the LOC108488475 gene encoding uncharacterized protein LOC108488475 has translation MASLPIFSFVPSKTRIYATAAAKGAGGGKEEKGLFDWILGNLQKEEQFYETDPILKKVEEKNGGGSGTTSGRKNSVSIPQKKKGNGGFGLGGLFKK, from the coding sequence ATGGCTTCTCTCCCTATATTTTCCTTTGTTCCTTCAAAAACAAGGATTTACGCAACAGCAGCTGCAAAAGGTGCAGGTGGAGGCAAAGAAGAGAAAGGGCTTTTCGATTGGATTCTTGGGAACTTGCAGAAGGAAGAGCAGTTTTATGAAACTGACCCTATCCTCAagaaagttgaagaaaagaaTGGTGGTGGCAGTGGCACTACCAGTGGTCGCAAGAACTCTGTTTCAATCCCTCAGAAGAAGAAGGGCAATGGTGGCTTTGGGCTTGGAGGGCTTTTCAAGAAATGA
- the LOC108488435 gene encoding josephin-like protein translates to MATKGINQTTQKENNKPNGSILQNSNDTTAAENISAIRSCGFMRCRSSEFSPVRFFKHLGGKAAKGLYVAVVSMRIRPSHKVSSSSLGRPKPFETPVDSHRNAAIEDCIEFINSSASLPRSNSVSAS, encoded by the coding sequence ATGGCAACTAAAGGGATCAACCAAACCActcaaaaggaaaacaacaagCCAAATGGTTCCATTTTGCAGAATTCTAATGATACCACGGCTGCTGAGAACATAAGTGCTATCAGGAGTTGTGGCTTCATGCGATGCAGATCATCGGAATTTTCGCCGGTAAGGTTTTTCAAACACCTCGGTGGCAAAGCAGCAAAAGGTTTATATGTGGCAGTGGTATCCATGAGAATTAGGCCTTCCCATAaggtttcttcttcttcattaggaAGACCGAAACCATTTGAAACTCCTGTTGATTCTCATAGAAATGCTGCCATTGAAGACTGCATCGAATTTATCAACTCTTCTGCTTCTTTGCCTAGATCAAACTCTGTTTCTGCTTCATAA
- the LOC108488434 gene encoding josephin-like protein — protein sequence MASEQNQIYHEKQRLQFCLLHSLNNLFQQKDAFTRATLNSIAERLVLDDPEKEIWTPFSLVFKPHHNSVTGNYDINVLIAALEGRGKTVIWHDGRNGASAIDLNDGLLMGIVVNVPVRRYGGLWKSRHWIAVRKIDGVWYNLDSDLQAPHCFKDCGEVREFLNFIINHDGQVLLVKNDNTQ from the exons ATGGCAAGCGAGCAGAACCAAATTTATCACGAAAAGCAAAGATTACAATTTTGCCTCTTACATTCCCTTAACAATCTCTTCCAG CAAAAGGATGCATTCACTCGAGCCACTTTGAATTCTATAGCTGAAAGACTCGTTCTTGATGACCCGGAAAAGGAAATTTGGACACCCTTTTCTTTAGTCTTTAAGCCTCACCATAATTCAGTTACTGGCAACTATGATATAAATGTCCTAATTGCTGCACTTGAAGGGAGAGGGAAGACTGTGATTTGGCATGATGGTCGAAATGGGGCTTCGGCTATCGACCTTAATGATGGATTGTTGATGGGAATCGTGGTTAATGTTCCTGTTAGACGGTATGGTGGACTTTGGAAAAGTAGGCATTGGATTGCGGTGAGAAAGATCGATGGAGTTTGGTACAATTTGGACAGTGATCTTCAGGCACCTCACTGTTTTAAGGATTGTGGAGAAGTTAGGGAATTCTTGAATTTTATCATCAATCATGATGGCCAGGTTTTGCTTGTAAAAAATGATAATACACAATGA